TGAATTCATAATAACAGTAGATAATTCTCTACTAAAACTTAAATTTATATCACCAGAAATTTTAGGAAATTTATCAATTTTATTTCTTAATTCATTTATTTTAGATGAAATATTTACTCCCATTTTTTGTAATATATTTGGTATAAGACCATTTGTTTGACCTATTAAAGCCAAAAGTAAATGCTCTACTTTTACTTCACTATTGTTATAATTATTAGCAAAATTAGCTGCTTCATTTATTGCTAATGTTGCTTTTTCTGTATATTTGTTTTCCATATTATCACTTCCTTATTTATATTTTAAATAGAATTAGCACTCAACAAGATTAACTGCTAGTAATTATATTATAGCACTTTGTTTTTTTATGTCAAGTACTTTTTTTTATCCTTGACAATTAAGGGAAAACTGTGTATAATAACTTT
The sequence above is a segment of the Oceanivirga salmonicida genome. Coding sequences within it:
- a CDS encoding Clp protease N-terminal domain-containing protein — its product is MENKYTEKATLAINEAANFANNYNNSEVKVEHLLLALIGQTNGLIPNILQKMGVNISSKINELRNKIDKFPKISGDINLSFSRELSTVIMNSRKEMENFSDEYISTEHLFLASINYTDINKKVFMEELKKVRGNSKVNTQNPEGIYDVLNKYGKN